In the Streptomyces fradiae ATCC 10745 = DSM 40063 genome, CCGGCTACCAGCGGATGAAGCGCCTGCTGCGCTCCTGCGGCGTCCTCGTCCTCACCGGCGAACCCGGCAGCGGACGCACCGCCACCGCCCTCGCCCTGCTCTCCGAGCTCACCGACGACCACGTCACCCGCCTCGACCCGGCCACCCCGGTCCACACGCTCGCCGACGACACCGTCCAGCCCGGCCACGGCTACCTGCTGGAGCTCCCGCCCGAGCACGGCACCGACCCGGAGCCCGGCGACGACGACCGGGCCGCGCCCGAGGGACGGCGCCGCCTCACCGAACTGCACCTCGACCGGTTCAGCGGCCAGTTGCGCGCCAAGGGCTCGTACGGCGTGGTCCTCGTCGAGAGCGGCGACCTCGCCGACCGGCTCCTCCAGGGCCGCTACGGCGTCCCCTGCCCGCCCCCGCCGCCCGCCGAGGTCCTCCACCGCCATCTGCGCACCCTGCTGCGCGGCGAACCCGACGGCGCCCTCGACGCGGCCCGCGCCCTCGCCGCCCACGAGGAGGTCGTCGGCGCCCTCGGCCTGGACGAGCTGCGGCCCCGCGAGGCCGCCCGGCTCGCCGACCACCTCGCCCGCCACCAGAAGGGCGAGCTCACCCACGACGAACTCCTGCGGGACTGCGGCACCTTCGTCCGTGCCCAGGCCCGCGCCTGGTTCGCCGGAGCCGACCGGCCCGGCAGGCTCCCCGAGGCGCTGCCCGCCCTGAACGCCGCCGCCCTGCGCATCGCCGTCGCCGTGTTCAACGGCTCCGCGTACAGCCTCACCGCCGAGGCCGCCGAACTGCTCACCTGGGAACTCGCCGTCACCCTCGACCCCGAGCGGCCCGTCGGGCGCCGCCTGTTCGGCACCCATGCCGACAACCGGCCCGTCCTCGCCCGCTCCGTCGTCGAGGACGGCGAGATCGACCTGGGCGCCGCCCGCGTGCCCGCCCGCGTCATCCGCTTCCAGGGCGACGCCCTCGCCACCGCCGTGCTGCGCGAGGTGTGGCACGGCCACCACAACGTCCGCGGCCCCGTCGCCCGCTGGCTGCGCGGCCTGTGCGACGACCCGCGCCCCGAGGTGTGGGTCCGCGCCTCCGTCGCCGCCGGGGTGCTGTGCTCCTGGGACTGGGTGTACGGCTTCGGCGAGCTCGTCCGCCCCCTCGCCGCCCTCGACGGCCGCGTCCCGCGCATGGCCGCCGCCACCGCGCTGGCCGAGGCCGCCCGCGAGCCGCGCGTCCAGCCGGCCGTCGCCGCGACCTTGCGCGACTGGGCCCGCGGCGGCGACGCCGCGCTCCTCGACACCGCCGTCCTCGCCCACGGATACGTCCTGCCCGCCGGGTCCGTCCGCTCGTCCCTCGACGCGCTCGGCGCCGTCGCGCGGTCCGGCGACGGCGCCGACCCGGACGTGCTCGCCGCCGCCTCCTTCAGTGCCATGCGGCTGCTCGCCTCCGCCGAGCCCGAGACCGTCGCCGACCGCCTCGGCCACTGGCTCGGCGACGGCCGGCGCCCCCTCGCCGACCTGGCGCTCCTCACCGCCATCGGCACCCTCACCATGCGCACCACCCATCTGTGGGGCCTCACCGAGGTCCCCGAGCTGGAACCGCACGGCGCCCGGCCCCTGCTGCTCGCGGTGCTCGCCACCCGCCCCGGCCTCGCGGCCCCACTGGCCGCGCTGGTCCGGGCGGCCCTCGGCACCCCCCGCTCCGGGGGGCCCGCGCTCGACGGCCTCACCTCCCTGGTGCGGCGCGCCGCCCGCGACCCGGAGACCCTCCGGCTGGTCTGCGGCTTCCTGCCGCTGCTCGCCACCACCCCACGGGACCGCGACCGGTTGCGCGGCCTGCTCACGGGGCTCGTACGCGACCGGGACAAGCCCCTGGACAGGACCGCGGCCGGCCGCATGTGGGACGCCGTGGCGGAAGGAGCCGGACGATGAACCCCGGGCCCACCCCGTACGACCCCCTCGCCGACGCCGGGCCCGACCGCGACGGGGCCGGCGCCCGGCCCCGCGGCCCCCTGCTGCGCGAGACCCCGCCGCCGTACCGGCGCGTCAGCGGACGCGTCGCCGCCGTCCTCCTCTACCGCAACGGCGGCCACCGCGTGATGTGGCCCGACCGCAAGGAGGACTACGGCACGCCCCTCTTCGGCAGCCCCTACACCGTCTTCCAGGTGCTGCTCGGCCGCAACATCACCGACTTCGCGCTCGAACTGCCGGCCGCCGGCGACGGGGTGTCGTTCCACGCCGACGCGGAGGTCCACTGGGAGGTCGAGGACCCGTACCTCGTCGTGCAGCGCCAGGTGTGGGACGTCGCGGAACTCCTGCGCGGCGACCTCCTGGACGGGCTGCGGGCCGTGTCCCGGCGGTTCGGCATCACCGAGGCGCAGCGCGCCGACGAGGCCGTGCGCGAGGAACTGGCCGCCGGCCGGCTGCACATCGGCCGCGACCTGGGGCTGCGCTGCCGCGTCCTCGTCTTCTTCCACCTCGACAGCGACGTGAAGGGCCAGCTCGCCGAGGCCGACCGCACCCTCGTCGGCATGGGCGTGGACCGGCGCGTCGCCGAACGGGAGCGGCGCAAGGACGCCTACGACCGGCAGATCCTCGCCGACCGGGCGCGGGAGCTCCAGGACATGCTCCGGCAGGGCGAGTTCGCCCAGATCGCCCACCACATGGCGGCCAACCCCGACCAGCAGTGGGAGATCCGCCGCCAGCTCCTCGCGGAGGAGCGGGAGGGCAAGGCCGACTTCCTCGCCGTGCTCCACCGGCTCATCGACACCGGCGTCATCGAACGCCACGACCTGGACCAGATGACCTACCAGGTCCTGGAGCACCTGCGCAGCAGCAGCGGAGGCGTCCTCGGCGGCGTCGCCGACCGGGTCCTGGACCTGCCGCGCCCCGGCCCCCGCGCCGCGCTCACCGGCGGCGGCCCGTCCGCCGAGCCGGTGCGGCCGCCCTGGGAGGACGAGCCCTCCGACCGCCGCCGCCCGGCCGCCCCGGTGCCGGACGACGACCCGCGCCGCGTCCGCGAGCCGACGAACGTCCAGTCCGCCGGCGAGTGGGAGCGGGAACGGGACCGGGAGCGGCGCCGGGACGGCGAGCGGGACGGCGGGCGGGGCTGGGACGGGGAGGAGCGGCGAGGCGACCGGGAGCGGCGCTGGGACAGGGAGCGGGACGACGCCGGCCGGGGGAGCGGCCGGCCCGGCGGCCCCGGCGCCGGCCGGGACGGCGCCGCCTGGCGTGACACCCCCCGTGACCCGGACGACCGGTACGGCGACCGGTACGGCGACGACGCCGCGTACGGTTCCGCGTCCCGCCGCCCCCCGGCGGCCCCGGCCGCCCCGCCCAGCGCCGACTTCGACGACTGGGACGACGAATGAGCCCCGCCCCGGCGTCCCCCGAGGAGGTCCGCGCCCTCGCGGAGCGGCTGCTCAGCGGCGTTCGCGAGGACATAGGCCGCGCCGACACGAAGGCGGCGATCCTGCTCTCCGGCGCGCTCGCCTTCCTCGCCGTCGTCTTCACCCGTGATCCCGCCCCGCTCGGCGCGCGGGGCGCGGCCGCCGTCCTGCTCGCCGTCGCCGGCGTCCTGTGGGGCGCCGGGATGCTGATGCTCGTCGGGGTCGTCCTGCCCCGCACCCGCATCGGCGC is a window encoding:
- a CDS encoding nSTAND3 domain-containing NTPase, with product MSDHDDAARYDHRDGAAASADQPHDRDRDAARDRDRDHARDRDRDAARDRDRDAARDRHRDGARDQPGRDGDGDREPEAPPNPFDHAGSNPLGASGGTGGAGTAHAARATFEHGRAERRYDFRGDGQVFEDNTFINQFWVDSGPPAVQGAVPRETLAALADVYCETAGYQRMKRLLRSCGVLVLTGEPGSGRTATALALLSELTDDHVTRLDPATPVHTLADDTVQPGHGYLLELPPEHGTDPEPGDDDRAAPEGRRRLTELHLDRFSGQLRAKGSYGVVLVESGDLADRLLQGRYGVPCPPPPPAEVLHRHLRTLLRGEPDGALDAARALAAHEEVVGALGLDELRPREAARLADHLARHQKGELTHDELLRDCGTFVRAQARAWFAGADRPGRLPEALPALNAAALRIAVAVFNGSAYSLTAEAAELLTWELAVTLDPERPVGRRLFGTHADNRPVLARSVVEDGEIDLGAARVPARVIRFQGDALATAVLREVWHGHHNVRGPVARWLRGLCDDPRPEVWVRASVAAGVLCSWDWVYGFGELVRPLAALDGRVPRMAAATALAEAAREPRVQPAVAATLRDWARGGDAALLDTAVLAHGYVLPAGSVRSSLDALGAVARSGDGADPDVLAAASFSAMRLLASAEPETVADRLGHWLGDGRRPLADLALLTAIGTLTMRTTHLWGLTEVPELEPHGARPLLLAVLATRPGLAAPLAALVRAALGTPRSGGPALDGLTSLVRRAARDPETLRLVCGFLPLLATTPRDRDRLRGLLTGLVRDRDKPLDRTAAGRMWDAVAEGAGR
- a CDS encoding Pycsar system effector family protein, which codes for MSPAPASPEEVRALAERLLSGVREDIGRADTKAAILLSGALAFLAVVFTRDPAPLGARGAAAVLLAVAGVLWGAGMLMLVGVVLPRTRIGADRTLLRDLVSGAPAGALLDRIAEAGADTTSWLLDQASVHGQVLAAKYRWLRAGVLCLVLGAGLALLSELW